In one Mycobacterium sp. NBC_00419 genomic region, the following are encoded:
- a CDS encoding deoxyribonuclease IV — MLIGSHVRSDNPLVGALHDDADAVQFFLGDPQSWKKPKPREDADVLRRSPIPLYVHAPYLINVASANNRVRIPSRKILQDTCDAAAEVGATAVIVHGGHADDNDMEAGFERWVKALAQLETEVPVYLENTAGGDHAMARHFDTIGRLWDHIGDTGIGFCLDTCHAWAAGEELIDAVERIKAITGRIDLVHCNDSRDAKGSGADRHANFGTGQIDPQLLVAVVTTAGAPVICETADEGRKNDIAFLRDNVSG, encoded by the coding sequence GTGCTCATCGGTTCCCACGTCCGCTCCGACAACCCGTTGGTGGGTGCGCTGCATGACGATGCCGACGCGGTGCAGTTCTTCCTGGGCGACCCGCAGAGCTGGAAGAAGCCCAAGCCGCGCGAGGACGCCGACGTGCTGCGGCGCTCGCCGATCCCGCTCTACGTGCATGCGCCCTATCTGATCAACGTCGCCTCGGCCAACAACCGGGTACGTATCCCGTCGCGCAAGATCCTGCAGGACACCTGCGACGCCGCCGCCGAGGTCGGTGCGACGGCGGTGATCGTGCACGGCGGTCACGCCGACGACAACGACATGGAGGCCGGTTTCGAGCGCTGGGTCAAAGCCTTGGCGCAGCTCGAGACCGAGGTGCCGGTGTATCTGGAGAACACCGCCGGCGGCGACCACGCGATGGCCCGCCATTTCGACACCATCGGCCGGCTGTGGGACCACATCGGTGACACCGGAATCGGGTTCTGCCTGGACACTTGCCACGCCTGGGCTGCCGGCGAGGAGCTGATCGACGCCGTCGAGCGAATCAAGGCGATCACCGGGCGCATCGACCTGGTGCACTGCAACGACTCCCGCGACGCCAAGGGCTCCGGCGCCGACCGGCACGCGAATTTCGGTACCGGACAGATCGATCCGCAGCTGTTGGTCGCGGTGGTCACCACCGCCGGCGCACCGGTTATCTGTGAGACGGCCGACGAGGGCCGCAAGAACGACATCGCCTTCCTCCGCGACAACGTCTCGGGCTGA
- a CDS encoding dihydrofolate reductase family protein, which produces MTQLLRVQNFTVSGDGFGAGLNQSLERPFGDADPGMMMAWAGATASWPNRTKPGGSRGLDDYFTRDFTHNIGAEIMGRNKFGPQRGQWRDHEWQGWWGEQPPFHTPVFVLTHYERPSFTLSDTTFHFVSGAPATVLEQAKRSAGGKDVRLGGGVSTVKEFLDADLVDTLHVAVTPAVHIGAGERLWESPDELDDRYCHEVVPSASGVTHHLFWRH; this is translated from the coding sequence GTGACCCAATTGCTCAGAGTGCAGAACTTCACCGTTTCGGGCGACGGCTTCGGGGCTGGACTCAACCAGAGCCTCGAGCGCCCGTTCGGTGATGCCGACCCCGGCATGATGATGGCCTGGGCCGGCGCGACGGCAAGCTGGCCCAATCGCACCAAGCCCGGCGGGAGCCGAGGTCTCGACGACTACTTCACCCGCGACTTCACTCACAACATCGGCGCCGAAATCATGGGCCGCAACAAGTTCGGGCCTCAGCGCGGCCAGTGGCGCGATCACGAGTGGCAGGGCTGGTGGGGTGAGCAGCCGCCGTTTCATACACCGGTGTTTGTTCTGACCCATTACGAGCGTCCGTCCTTCACGCTGTCGGACACGACGTTCCACTTCGTCTCGGGTGCTCCTGCGACGGTTCTCGAGCAGGCCAAGCGGTCAGCTGGCGGCAAGGACGTCCGCCTCGGTGGCGGGGTGTCGACCGTCAAAGAGTTCCTCGACGCAGATCTGGTCGACACCCTGCACGTCGCGGTCACCCCGGCCGTGCACATCGGCGCCGGAGAGCGATTGTGGGAGTCCCCGGACGAGCTCGATGACCGCTACTGTCACGAGGTTGTGCCCAGCGCCAGTGGGGTGACTCATCACCTCTTCTGGCGACACTGA
- a CDS encoding DNA-directed RNA polymerase subunit beta': MLDVNFFDELRIGLATADDIRNWSYGEVKKPETINYRTLKPEKDGLFCEKIFGPTRDWECYCGKYKRVRFKGIICERCGVEVTRAKVRRERMGHIELAAPVTHIWYFKGVPSRLGYLLDLAPKDLEKIIYFAAYVITAVDTEMRHNELSTLEAEMQVEKKAVADQRDSDLEARAQKLEADMAELEAEGAKSDVRRKVRDGGEREMRQLRDRAQRELDRLDEIWSTFTKLAPKQLIVDENLYREIVDRYGEYFEGSMGAESIQKLIQNFDIDAEAESLRETIRSGKGQKKLRALKRLKVVAAFQQSGNSPMGMVLDAVPVIPPELRPMVQLDGGRFATSDLNDLYRRVINRNNRLKRLIDLGAPEIIVNNEKRMLQESVDALFDNGRRGRPVTGPGNRPLKSLSDLLKGKQGRFRQNLLGKRVDYSGRSVIVVGPQLKLHQCGLPKLMALELFKPFVMKRLVDLNHAQNIKSAKRMVERQRPQVWDVLEEVIAEHPVLLNRAPTLHRLGIQAFEPQLVEGKAIQLHPLVCEAFNADFDGDQMAVHLPLSAEAQAEARVLMLSSNNILSPASGKPLAMPRLDMVTGLYFLTTHIPGSAGEHVSAGKDAPEFGVYSSPAEAIMALDRGVLSVRAQIKVRLTQLRPPHDVESELFGENGWRPGMAWIADTTLGRVIFNELLPQGYPFVNEQMHKKVQARIINDLAERYPMIVVAQTVDKLKDAGFYWATRSGVTVSMADVIVPPEKQEILERYEAVAEGIEKKYQRGVLSKQERNDALVELWKDATEEVGNALRAHYPDDNPIITIVDSGATGNFTQTRTLAGMKGLVTNPKGEFIPRPIKSSFREGLTVLEYFINTHGARKGLADTALRTADSGYLTRRLVDVSQDVIVREHDCGTERGILVDLAERQADGTLLRDPHVETSAYARTLAADAVDEKGTVIVEAGHDLGDPAIDALLEAGISQVKVRSVLTCGSASGVCAMCYGRSMATGKLVDIGEAVGIVAAQSIGEPGTQLTMRTFHQGGVTGGADIVGGLPRVQELFEARVPRNRAPIADVAGRVRLEETDKFYKITVVPDDGGEEVVYDKLSKRQRLRVFKHDDGTERLLADGDHVEVGQQLMEGSADPHEVLRVEGPRKVQIHLVKEVQEVYRAQGVSIHDKHIEVIVRQMLRRVTIIDSGATEFLPGSLTERGEFESENRRVVAEGAEPAAGRPVLMGITKASLATDSWLSAASFQETTRVLTDAAINCRSDKLQGLKENVIIGKLIPAGTGINRYRNIQVQPTEEARAAAYTIPSYEDQYYSPDFGQATGAAVPLDDYGYSDYR, from the coding sequence GTGCTAGACGTCAACTTCTTCGATGAACTCCGGATCGGTCTCGCGACCGCGGACGACATCCGCAACTGGTCCTACGGCGAGGTCAAGAAGCCGGAGACCATCAACTACCGCACGCTCAAGCCAGAGAAGGACGGCTTGTTCTGCGAGAAGATCTTCGGACCGACTCGCGACTGGGAGTGCTACTGCGGCAAGTACAAGCGCGTCCGCTTCAAGGGCATCATCTGCGAACGCTGCGGCGTCGAGGTCACTCGCGCCAAGGTGCGTCGTGAGCGGATGGGCCACATCGAGTTGGCCGCGCCCGTCACGCACATCTGGTACTTCAAGGGCGTGCCGTCGCGTTTGGGCTACCTGCTCGACCTGGCCCCGAAGGATCTCGAGAAGATCATCTACTTCGCGGCCTACGTGATCACCGCGGTCGACACCGAGATGCGCCACAACGAGCTCTCCACTCTCGAAGCGGAGATGCAGGTCGAGAAGAAGGCCGTCGCCGATCAGCGTGACTCCGACCTGGAGGCCCGCGCCCAGAAGCTTGAGGCCGACATGGCCGAGCTGGAGGCCGAGGGCGCCAAGTCCGACGTGCGCCGTAAGGTGCGCGACGGCGGCGAGCGTGAGATGCGTCAGCTGCGCGACCGGGCCCAGCGTGAGCTGGACCGGCTCGACGAGATCTGGAGCACCTTCACCAAGCTGGCTCCCAAGCAGCTCATCGTCGACGAGAACCTCTACCGCGAGATCGTCGATCGCTACGGCGAGTACTTCGAGGGCTCGATGGGCGCGGAGTCGATCCAGAAGCTCATCCAGAACTTCGACATCGACGCCGAGGCCGAATCGCTGCGCGAGACTATCCGTAGCGGCAAGGGCCAGAAGAAGCTGCGTGCGCTCAAGCGGCTGAAGGTCGTCGCGGCCTTCCAGCAGTCGGGCAACTCGCCGATGGGCATGGTGCTCGACGCGGTTCCGGTGATCCCGCCGGAGCTGCGCCCGATGGTTCAGCTCGACGGTGGCCGCTTCGCCACCTCGGACCTCAACGACCTGTACCGCCGCGTGATCAACCGCAACAACCGGCTCAAGCGACTGATCGACCTCGGTGCGCCCGAGATCATCGTCAACAACGAGAAGCGCATGCTTCAGGAGTCGGTCGACGCGCTGTTCGACAACGGCCGTCGTGGCCGTCCGGTCACCGGACCGGGCAACCGTCCGCTGAAGTCGCTGAGCGATCTGCTCAAGGGCAAGCAGGGCCGGTTCCGCCAGAACCTGCTCGGCAAGCGCGTCGACTACTCGGGCCGTTCGGTCATCGTGGTCGGCCCGCAGCTCAAGCTGCACCAGTGCGGTCTGCCCAAGCTGATGGCCCTCGAGCTGTTCAAGCCCTTCGTGATGAAGCGACTGGTCGACCTGAACCACGCGCAGAACATCAAGAGCGCCAAGCGGATGGTGGAGCGTCAGCGTCCGCAGGTGTGGGACGTCCTCGAAGAGGTCATCGCCGAGCACCCGGTTCTGCTGAACCGTGCACCTACGCTGCACCGCCTGGGTATCCAGGCCTTCGAGCCGCAGCTGGTGGAGGGTAAGGCCATCCAGCTGCACCCGCTGGTCTGCGAGGCGTTCAACGCCGACTTCGACGGCGACCAGATGGCGGTGCACTTGCCGCTGAGTGCCGAGGCGCAGGCCGAGGCCCGTGTGCTGATGCTGTCGAGCAACAACATCCTGTCGCCGGCGTCGGGTAAGCCGCTGGCCATGCCCCGTCTGGACATGGTCACCGGTCTGTACTTCCTGACCACGCATATCCCCGGCAGCGCCGGTGAGCATGTGTCGGCCGGCAAGGACGCCCCGGAGTTCGGTGTGTACAGCTCGCCCGCCGAGGCCATCATGGCCCTCGACCGCGGTGTGCTCAGTGTTCGTGCACAGATCAAGGTGCGCCTGACGCAGCTGCGTCCGCCGCACGATGTCGAGAGCGAGCTGTTCGGCGAGAACGGCTGGCGTCCCGGCATGGCCTGGATCGCCGACACCACGCTGGGCCGGGTGATCTTCAACGAGCTTCTGCCGCAGGGGTATCCGTTCGTCAACGAGCAGATGCACAAGAAGGTCCAGGCCCGCATCATCAACGATCTGGCCGAGCGCTACCCGATGATCGTCGTCGCGCAGACCGTCGACAAGCTCAAGGATGCCGGCTTCTACTGGGCCACCCGTTCGGGTGTCACCGTGTCGATGGCCGACGTCATCGTGCCGCCGGAGAAGCAGGAGATCCTCGAGCGTTACGAGGCCGTAGCCGAAGGGATCGAGAAGAAGTACCAGCGCGGCGTGCTGAGCAAGCAGGAGCGCAACGACGCTCTTGTGGAGCTGTGGAAGGACGCCACCGAAGAGGTCGGTAACGCGCTGCGGGCGCACTACCCGGATGACAACCCGATCATCACGATCGTGGATTCCGGGGCGACGGGTAACTTCACCCAGACCCGCACCCTGGCCGGCATGAAGGGTCTGGTGACCAACCCGAAGGGTGAGTTCATCCCGCGGCCGATCAAGTCCTCGTTCCGCGAGGGCCTGACGGTGCTGGAGTACTTCATCAACACCCACGGCGCCCGTAAGGGTCTGGCGGACACCGCTCTTCGTACCGCTGACTCGGGTTACCTGACCCGTCGTCTGGTCGACGTGTCGCAGGACGTGATCGTGCGTGAGCACGACTGCGGTACCGAGCGGGGCATCCTGGTCGACCTGGCCGAGCGTCAGGCCGACGGCACTCTGCTGCGCGACCCGCACGTCGAGACCTCGGCATACGCCCGCACGCTGGCCGCCGACGCGGTCGACGAGAAGGGCACCGTCATCGTCGAGGCCGGACACGACCTGGGCGACCCGGCCATCGACGCACTGCTGGAGGCCGGCATCTCGCAGGTCAAGGTGCGTTCGGTGCTCACCTGCGGCAGCGCCTCGGGTGTGTGCGCTATGTGCTACGGCCGTTCGATGGCCACCGGCAAGCTGGTCGACATCGGTGAAGCTGTCGGCATCGTTGCCGCGCAGTCCATCGGTGAGCCCGGCACGCAGCTGACGATGCGTACCTTCCACCAGGGTGGTGTCACCGGTGGTGCCGACATCGTCGGTGGTCTGCCGCGAGTGCAGGAGCTGTTCGAGGCGCGCGTTCCGCGTAACCGCGCCCCGATCGCCGACGTCGCCGGGCGGGTTCGCCTGGAGGAGACCGACAAGTTCTACAAGATCACCGTGGTCCCCGATGACGGGGGCGAGGAGGTCGTGTACGACAAGCTGTCCAAGCGTCAGCGTCTGCGTGTGTTCAAGCACGACGACGGGACCGAGCGGCTGCTCGCCGACGGCGACCACGTCGAGGTTGGCCAGCAGCTCATGGAGGGCTCGGCCGACCCGCACGAGGTGCTCCGCGTCGAGGGCCCGCGCAAGGTCCAGATCCACCTGGTCAAGGAAGTCCAGGAGGTCTACCGGGCCCAGGGCGTGTCGATCCACGACAAGCACATCGAGGTCATCGTCCGGCAGATGCTGCGGCGCGTCACGATCATCGACTCGGGCGCAACGGAGTTCCTGCCCGGCTCGCTGACCGAGCGTGGCGAGTTCGAGTCGGAGAACCGTCGGGTCGTTGCCGAGGGTGCCGAGCCCGCGGCCGGTCGCCCGGTGCTGATGGGTATCACCAAGGCGTCGCTGGCCACGGATTCGTGGTTGTCGGCGGCGTCGTTCCAGGAGACCACTCGCGTGCTGACCGATGCGGCGATCAATTGCCGCAGCGACAAGCTGCAGGGTCTGAAGGAAAACGTGATCATCGGCAAGCTGATCCCGGCCGGTACCGGTATCAACCGCTACCGCAACATCCAGGTGCAGCCGACCGAGGAAGCCCGCGCTGCGGCGTACACGATCCCGTCCTACGAGGATCAGTACTACAGCCCGGACTTCGGCCAGGCCACCGGTGCCGCGGTGCCGCTGGACGATTACGGCTACAGCGACTACCGCTAG